The DNA window agtcaatgacactctcagtgacgatgaccaacatcctttttatgtcattcgtcatgtgttgaccactcagaaggccactgaaaatgaagattggcgccgcagtagtatttttcagactcgtgtgaagtgcaatgatcagttgctaaccttggtcattgatggaggcagttgcactaatgttgtctctgaagacgctgttcgtaagctgtgattgaatacagaaccacatcctaatccttacaaggttgcttgggtgaacaacactaatctcaaaatcacagataagtgcttggtcacatattctattggtggatttaaggatacagtccaatgtgatgtcctccctctgaaggtgtgccatatccttcttggtcgaccttggttgtttgataagaaagtacagcattgtggctatgccaatacctatgccttcaagcatgccaacaagactatgaagtttcatcctgccaaagatctccctgaaattaagctcaagaagatggtgggatcattcctcattcaacgtattccttcagatggtctcctcggtcctttccctaactcgacggagtcgagttcttttcagaggaggagagttgatgcagatatggctgccctttcttggttggaccagcatgaccggctttggaagccaagagccaagaagaacccgtccagcccagggttttggtccaacaagggttggaaataaaattagtagtttacccagtattttatttcatgcttttagttccaaacttgaacgtaggagtaggatttatttccttgctttggtttccttttatagttgtttcctaatttaggctagtttccatttcagttaagtttctaatttcatgttcctatttttctatatattggttgtaatcgactgaagatttagagagcaatttgattattgaatgaatgtgtgagtgtgatctccttttccccatctctactctgatttccccttccttccctaagggttctctatCAAGGGGCCTGCTTTTTGGGCTTGTTGAGGCAAGTCTATGTGTCCACCAAGCCAGATGCCTTCAATTAGAATGAATGCATAGTCTTTGTATAATCATAGTGGCACGTTTATTTGAGTGCTCATAGAAAACTGTATCCATCCACTGCATGTAGGTAATGGGTATATCTTTAATGAGAAATCATTAGAGAGATTTCTGAAATTGAGTACTGGTGGTTATAATAGTAAACAAATTGGGTCTTAGCCTACGTAAGCCTGCCTATGATTGTGATGCTGTTTGTTGTGGATTTTCAACATTCAAACTGTCATATCTACGGTGCTCTACTGGAAATTCTAGTTTTGTTCAACTTGACAGTAGTTACATGTGCTTGTTTGCCCAAGGCGTGAGGTCAAGCGGTTTGTTGATCTCACTGCCAATGAGACCAGTGATCTGTGGCTCACTGCCCAGAAGGTTGGTAGTAAACTTGAGCATCATCACAAAGCATCTTCACTTACATTTGCAATCCAAGTAAGACTACTATTGATTTACTTTTATCTTCTATCTTGcattctattttctctcttagaaaattattctctctctggttggctggttttattttttatttttttttggaatctcCCATTAGCAATATTTGCTATTAATTATTTTCAACTGCTACTTGAATGGCTAAGAACTATTTTAGATCCCCTGAGATTCTTGATATTTCAGGAAACCCAAGACTGGCTGCTTTGTTGGAGcaaagaaataataaagaaaataaaagagaaagcaaAGTTTTCTCCGGTTCTGGAGAGcgtaatgtatgcagccttgcCCCTGTTTTGCAGAGAGGATGTTTCTTGACTTGAATGCATGACctctaggtcgcaatggagcaaccttaccattatGCCGAGGCCTGCCCATCCTCTCCGCGAAGCATGGATACACATGGATGTGATGGAAATTAAGGACTTGGATGGAAACACAGGAACATTAGGACTCATGCAATACCAAATAATGATACGTAATCACTAAAAGATGCCATGATAAGTAAAGACGATTCAAATGTATAGTAAATATACTGATTTAGGGCCAAAACCACGACAAATTTACAAACAAATGACGGAAAAAAGGTTGTTTTGACATGAAAAAGACTCTCTCACGGCCCAACCAAGCAAGCCATGGTTAACTACCATTTTAAATATAGAGGTAGGTAACTCTATAGTCCATGGCCCGCAATCCCTGGTAATAGCTATTTGTATAACAATTATTTGctgaaaataatggaaaatggTTAGATTTTGTAAAAATCAGGAGGGGAGCCTAAAACTTTTCTAGCTTTCCACCAAATCATGTCTCTCTTTATGTTTTTTCAAAACGATACTTTTTTCCTTCCTCATACATCGAAGTTGAAACATGCATTCATCATGTTTACTAAAAATTATGAGTCTGCATTAGCGGGTAAAATTTGTAGACTTAACTATAGATTTCTTCTGTTACCTAACCACAAATGGCTTGAGCACACTAATTCACCTTTAACCAAGATCTTTGAGTTTCCAGTTGGCTAGTAAAGCTTTTGGGAGTAAAACCATAGGATTGATTATTGGAGCCAAATTTTACCATGGAATCCATCTTCTTCACCTACCCACAAAACATTGTTCTTGCAACATGCTGTGTAGTATTACAAAGATTGGATGACTGTATGGTTTTTAACCAGCTGATGTTCTTTGGCACCTAGGATGGGCCTCAAGCAGGACAGACCGTACCTCATGTGCACATACATGTTCTCCCACGAAAAAGTGGTGACTTCgagaaaaatgatgaaatataTGATGCTGTACGTTTTTCTGCTTTCTTTTCACCTTGccactttctccattctttaaTTGCTGTTTGTGGACTGACTTCTGATTTTATGCTGGTTTACAGATAGACCTGAAGGAAAAGGAATTGAAGCAGAAACTTGACTTAGATAAGGAAAGGAAGGACAGGACCTTCGAGGAAATGGCTCAAGAGGCAGATGAATATAGGATGCTTTTCTTGTAGAATTCGCAGAGCACAGAGTTCTCATTTCGCTTTCCTCTGATCAGCGTTTAGTACATTTCATAGTAACCCGAAACAATATctgtttatttaattttagtcaGGCCTATAGACTTGCATATTGCTTCCCATATATTGATCTGAATGGAAGGTGTGATGCTTATCCATGGAGATTGCACTTTCTTGTGATTGCCGTAACATAATTGGATTGGGTATGGTGTCAGCCATAACAGACAAGTGAAGGatccatagtttttttttattgcagaACCTCTGTCCTTTGTCCCTCCTTCCCAAACCCCCAGTGGAAAAATGCCAGTGGGAAGAAAAGAAGTGAGCACTCCTTAAGGTTTAGTCACCTGCAACTCCTGTGATTTGGACTCCTCAGACGTGATTCCTGCAGCTATCTGTCCTGGTGGTCTTCCAACTCCTTTGTATTCAACAACTACATCTGGTTTTCTAACACTCAATGCTTGGGTAATCTCTCTGGCAAACGTATTCATGGATAATGATGCATAGATTCTACTTATCAGATCTAGATTTTATGTTTAAGGTCTTACATTGTTTACTGGAGTAAGAAGAAAAAGGTATAAATTTCACAGTTTATGGCTTAAGTTTGCATGGTTAATGCCTTAAAAGTATGATTGTTGTCCTGGTGATTTACCAGTAAGTGTTCTATGGTTTCATGGAATTTTCTGGCACCAGAGTTGAGGTAGGATCGCCAGTGTTGGTTGCACCCATACGGAGGTGCTCAGACTTGTAAGACTCAGAATTGAAGATGAATCCATGTCATGCTTGTGAAGGAAATCAGAGTCCTATGTTTCAGAGGAAAACAGGTGGGTCAACCTGATACAACCTCCTGCCTAGTTCAGGTCATATTGCGGATTCTGTAGCAATTTTAACTTTACAAATAAGGTCCATGTTGGGAAAGTCATAGGAAAAATTTGGTGGGGTATTCTTATTCTTGGTTCTATTGTGAACACTGGAGATGTTCCAATCAATTaccttttccttcatttttaaAGTACTGGTTTTAGGCTCATGCAACATGTTTTAGATAAGCATGGTTGATGGATGAGGAAATTGAA is part of the Macadamia integrifolia cultivar HAES 741 chromosome 9, SCU_Mint_v3, whole genome shotgun sequence genome and encodes:
- the LOC122089475 gene encoding bifunctional bis(5'-adenosyl)-triphosphatase/adenylylsulfatase FHIT isoform X1, translated to MLLPQALSSKCAIAISKSQRAFLRKPSINTSFITSFHISCRTVKTSTIPLRSKHSEMTESEFNYTFGPYKINQREVFYSTDLSYAMVNLRPLMPGHVLVCPRREVKRFVDLTANETSDLWLTAQKVGSKLEHHHKASSLTFAIQDGPQAGQTVPHVHIHVLPRKSGDFEKNDEIYDAIDLKEKELKQKLDLDKERKDRTFEEMAQEADEYRMLFL